A single region of the Nocardioides aurantiacus genome encodes:
- a CDS encoding DUF222 domain-containing protein, translated as MRWQPRPPTPGTAAILARAERNTRATRLLDAERGRIALDWARAHALDPDDPGTRTLMGDPRLGVITLGGHGLVVEPCCDAELAVVLHVHPLAARALMADAVDLEARLPQSWAALQAGEVELWVARKVATATRDLAPDAATHVDDAIAPLLPTLPTGRLLDVLAARVVEADHALAETKAAAARQRRGAWLGRPDPDTGLQTLVARGDTETLTQVWTRLDHLAHLLAEHTDTPPEASLEELRGDALGLLANPLAALKLLVGAEHHDQPEPIADAIRDASPAMTRPRAIAYLHLTPGLLHGHGVARAEQIGALTKTQLVDLLGHHHVTLKPVIDLAEDVAADSYEIPAAIAERVHLIRPADTFPHGTSTSSGTDLDHAQPYQQPYDDTGPPAQTRVSNLAHLARTGHRTKTHHPGWHLTLRDGRSVWTTPHGYVLVTDKSGTHHLTDHATHHATHHATERPRLRIDVIRTPLQLAWAPAA; from the coding sequence ATGCGCTGGCAGCCGCGACCTCCGACCCCCGGGACCGCCGCCATCCTCGCCCGCGCGGAGCGCAACACGCGCGCCACCCGACTCCTCGACGCCGAACGCGGCCGCATCGCCCTGGACTGGGCCCGCGCCCACGCCCTGGACCCCGACGACCCCGGCACCAGGACGCTGATGGGCGACCCCCGGCTCGGGGTGATCACCCTGGGTGGCCACGGGCTGGTCGTCGAACCGTGCTGCGACGCCGAGCTCGCGGTGGTGCTGCACGTCCACCCCCTCGCCGCCCGGGCCCTGATGGCCGACGCCGTCGACCTCGAGGCCCGGCTCCCCCAGAGCTGGGCTGCCCTGCAGGCCGGGGAGGTCGAGCTGTGGGTCGCCCGCAAGGTCGCCACCGCCACCCGCGACCTCGCCCCTGACGCCGCCACCCATGTCGACGACGCCATCGCGCCGCTGCTCCCCACCCTGCCCACCGGACGCCTCCTCGACGTCCTGGCCGCCCGCGTCGTCGAGGCCGACCACGCCCTGGCCGAGACCAAGGCCGCCGCCGCCAGACAACGCCGCGGCGCCTGGCTCGGCCGACCCGACCCCGACACCGGCCTGCAGACCCTCGTCGCCCGCGGCGACACCGAGACCCTCACCCAGGTCTGGACCCGCCTGGACCACCTCGCCCACCTCCTCGCCGAGCACACCGACACCCCGCCCGAGGCCAGTCTCGAGGAGCTCCGCGGCGACGCCCTCGGCCTCCTCGCCAACCCGCTCGCTGCCCTCAAGCTCCTTGTCGGCGCCGAGCACCACGACCAGCCCGAGCCCATCGCCGACGCGATCCGTGACGCCTCCCCCGCCATGACCCGGCCGCGGGCGATCGCCTATCTCCACCTCACCCCCGGACTCCTCCACGGCCACGGCGTCGCCCGCGCCGAGCAGATCGGCGCGCTGACCAAGACCCAGCTCGTCGATCTGCTCGGCCACCACCACGTCACGCTGAAGCCCGTGATCGACCTCGCCGAGGACGTCGCCGCCGACTCCTACGAGATCCCCGCCGCGATCGCCGAACGCGTCCACCTGATCCGACCCGCCGACACCTTCCCCCACGGCACCAGCACCAGCAGCGGCACCGACCTGGACCACGCCCAGCCATACCAACAGCCCTACGACGACACCGGCCCACCAGCCCAGACCCGGGTGTCCAACCTCGCCCACCTCGCCCGCACCGGCCACCGCACCAAGACCCACCACCCCGGCTGGCACCTCACCCTGCGCGACGGCAGGTCCGTGTGGACCACACCCCACGGCTACGTCCTCGTGACCGACAAGTCCGGCACCCACCACCTCACCGACCACGCCACCCACCACGCCACCCACCACGCCACCGAACGCCCGCGGCTCCGGATCGACGTCATCCGCACCCCCCTGCAGCTCGCGTGGGCACCCGCGGCCTGA
- a CDS encoding GNAT family N-acetyltransferase, with product MATAVTRNEDRSRWEVRVDDQLVGFAAYQRTPDEIVFTHTEIDDGHEGEGLGGHLVRAALDDVRAEGLKALPICPFVQAFLDRHEDYQDLDSRR from the coding sequence ATGGCCACCGCCGTCACCCGCAACGAGGACCGGTCCCGCTGGGAGGTCCGCGTCGACGACCAGCTCGTCGGGTTCGCGGCCTACCAGCGCACGCCCGACGAGATCGTCTTCACCCACACCGAGATCGACGACGGCCACGAGGGCGAGGGCCTGGGCGGTCACCTCGTGCGCGCCGCCCTGGACGACGTGCGCGCGGAGGGGCTCAAGGCCCTCCCCATCTGCCCCTTCGTCCAGGCCTTCCTCGACCGCCACGAGGACTACCAGGACCTCGACTCCCGCCGCTGA
- a CDS encoding VOC family protein: protein MTSAPAPSPDDLAERRARLRETHLRPPGERPASTARGLHHTALVSSDVERTIRFYQDVLGFPLTELIENRDYPGSSHFFFDLGHDNLLAFFDFPGLDVGPYAEVLGGLHHCAISVDPDTWGALVERLTEAGVPHEVHSGVSVYFTDPDGARIELIADPLGEMYGEQVL from the coding sequence ATGACCTCGGCGCCCGCTCCGTCCCCCGACGACCTCGCCGAGCGCCGCGCCCGGCTCCGCGAGACCCATCTCCGTCCGCCCGGCGAGCGGCCGGCGTCGACCGCCCGGGGTCTGCACCACACCGCGCTGGTGAGCAGCGACGTCGAGCGGACCATCCGCTTCTACCAGGACGTGCTGGGCTTCCCGCTGACCGAGCTGATCGAGAACCGCGACTACCCCGGCTCCTCGCACTTCTTCTTCGACCTCGGGCACGACAACCTCCTGGCGTTCTTCGACTTCCCCGGCCTCGACGTCGGCCCCTACGCCGAGGTGCTGGGCGGCCTGCACCACTGCGCCATCTCCGTCGACCCCGACACCTGGGGTGCCCTGGTCGAGCGGCTCACCGAGGCCGGCGTGCCCCACGAGGTGCACAGCGGCGTCTCGGTCTACTTCACCGACCCCGACGGGGCCCGCATCGAGCTGATCGCGGACCCGCTCGGCGAGATGTACGGCGAGCAGGTCCTCTGA